One genomic window of Elaeis guineensis isolate ETL-2024a chromosome 2, EG11, whole genome shotgun sequence includes the following:
- the LOC105056909 gene encoding uncharacterized protein isoform X2 yields the protein MIKDSQQRQLSAKQGSATNDKARTSMGLWSGLKDPRIVRVSRAFGGKDRHSKVSTIRGLRDRRVRLSVPTAIQLYDLQDRLGLNQPSKVVDWLLNAARHEIDKLPPLQMPPGNFIQFPQALQMSHEATPRLQAPSCPSDVLQKTKQREAMRESGIEKGSATEGDEMEHDASIHCAQVSANDLLSRTHHSSLDLLSNAMQYGCYYQWESPNAYNVSHLGIHSSLVEGQPTSNPSSLSAGPASQLVFCPPGAMPSAFDFDPKQFSHFQVVSSASENTPLNPTRTSLHSGNSAVRAFQSNLASKHHHAGNQNKS from the exons ATGATAAAGGATTCACAACAAAGACAGCTATCAGCTAAACAAGGTAGTGCTACTAATGACAAAGCTCGAACAAGTATGGGACTGTGGTCGGGATTAAAGGATCCAAGAATCGTCCGAGTCTCTCGTGCATTTGGGGGAAAAGATCGCCATAGTAAAGTAAGCACTATCAGAGGATTACGGGACAGACGAGTAAGGCTTTCAGTCCCAACAGCAATTCAGTTGTACGACCTTCAAGATAGGTTGGGTCTTAACCAACCTAGCAAAGTCGTCGATTGGTTGCTTAATGCTGCTCGGCATGAAATCGATAAGCTTCCTCCGCTCCAAATGCCACCGGGAAATTTCATTCAGTTCCCTCAAGCATTGCAGATGTCTCATGAAGCAACTCCACGCCTGCAGGCTCCCTCTTGTCCTTCAG ATGTTCTTCAAAAGACCAAACAAAGAGAAGCAATGAGGGAGTCAGGTATTGAGAAAGGCAGCGCCACTGAAGGGGATGAAATGGAACATGATGCCAGCATTCATTGTGCACAAGTTTCAGCTAATGACCTTCTCTCTAGAACTCATCATTCTTCACTGGACTTGCTAAGTAATGCCATGCAATACGGTTGCTACTATCAGTGGGAGTCTCCAAATGCTTATAATGTATCTCATTTAGGAATTCATTCATCTCTAGTGGAAGGCCAACCTACATCGAATCCATCATCTTTGTCCGCGGGGCCCGCATCTCAACTTGTATTTTGCCCTCCTGGAGCAATGCCATCTGCATTTGACTTTGATCCAAAACAGTTCAGTCACTTTCAAGTTGTCAGCTCGGCTTCAGAAAATACTCCATTGAATCCAACAAGGACTTCTCTTCACTCAGGTAACTCAGCTGTGAGAGCTTTCCAGTCAAACTTAGCCTCTAAGCATCACCACGCTGGAAACCAAAATAAGAGCTAG
- the LOC105056909 gene encoding uncharacterized protein isoform X1, translating to MIKDSQQRQLSAKQGSATNDKARTSMGLWSGLKDPRIVRVSRAFGGKDRHSKVSTIRGLRDRRVRLSVPTAIQLYDLQDRLGLNQPSKVVDWLLNAARHEIDKLPPLQMPPGNFIQFPQALQMSHEATPRLQAPSCPSGEDNLEYPTENGGRPLALFSSKANQDVLGDEVVVEDLATLSKSNLFNSDVLQKTKQREAMRESGIEKGSATEGDEMEHDASIHCAQVSANDLLSRTHHSSLDLLSNAMQYGCYYQWESPNAYNVSHLGIHSSLVEGQPTSNPSSLSAGPASQLVFCPPGAMPSAFDFDPKQFSHFQVVSSASENTPLNPTRTSLHSGNSAVRAFQSNLASKHHHAGNQNKS from the coding sequence ATGATAAAGGATTCACAACAAAGACAGCTATCAGCTAAACAAGGTAGTGCTACTAATGACAAAGCTCGAACAAGTATGGGACTGTGGTCGGGATTAAAGGATCCAAGAATCGTCCGAGTCTCTCGTGCATTTGGGGGAAAAGATCGCCATAGTAAAGTAAGCACTATCAGAGGATTACGGGACAGACGAGTAAGGCTTTCAGTCCCAACAGCAATTCAGTTGTACGACCTTCAAGATAGGTTGGGTCTTAACCAACCTAGCAAAGTCGTCGATTGGTTGCTTAATGCTGCTCGGCATGAAATCGATAAGCTTCCTCCGCTCCAAATGCCACCGGGAAATTTCATTCAGTTCCCTCAAGCATTGCAGATGTCTCATGAAGCAACTCCACGCCTGCAGGCTCCCTCTTGTCCTTCAGGTGAAGATAATCTTGAGTACCCAACTGAAAATGGAGGTCGGCCTTTAGCTTTATTCTCTAGCAAGGCAAATCAAGATGTTTTGGGTGATGAAGTTGTCGTTGAAGACCTTGCAACACTATCTAAATCTAATCTTTTTAATTCAGATGTTCTTCAAAAGACCAAACAAAGAGAAGCAATGAGGGAGTCAGGTATTGAGAAAGGCAGCGCCACTGAAGGGGATGAAATGGAACATGATGCCAGCATTCATTGTGCACAAGTTTCAGCTAATGACCTTCTCTCTAGAACTCATCATTCTTCACTGGACTTGCTAAGTAATGCCATGCAATACGGTTGCTACTATCAGTGGGAGTCTCCAAATGCTTATAATGTATCTCATTTAGGAATTCATTCATCTCTAGTGGAAGGCCAACCTACATCGAATCCATCATCTTTGTCCGCGGGGCCCGCATCTCAACTTGTATTTTGCCCTCCTGGAGCAATGCCATCTGCATTTGACTTTGATCCAAAACAGTTCAGTCACTTTCAAGTTGTCAGCTCGGCTTCAGAAAATACTCCATTGAATCCAACAAGGACTTCTCTTCACTCAGGTAACTCAGCTGTGAGAGCTTTCCAGTCAAACTTAGCCTCTAAGCATCACCACGCTGGAAACCAAAATAAGAGCTAG